A genomic stretch from Microtus pennsylvanicus isolate mMicPen1 chromosome 9, mMicPen1.hap1, whole genome shotgun sequence includes:
- the LOC142856707 gene encoding olfactory receptor 5AK3-like has protein sequence MIQENETEVKGFYLLGFGVQRDTQCVLFMVFLLIYVTSMVGNIGMILLINTDSRLQTPMYFFLQHLAFVDICYTSAITPKMLQNFVVEDGSISFGGCVVQLLIYAIFATSDCYLLAAMAVDRYVAICKPLHYPIIMSRKVCIQMVAGSYLVGSINSSVHTGFTFSLSYCKSNRINHFFCDVPPIISLSCSNTDTNIRLLVVFVGFNLTFTVLVVILSYIYIMVAILKMSSTAGRKKTFSTCASHLTAVTIFYGTLAYMYLQPHSDKAEENMKVASVFYGIVIPMLNPLIYSLRNKEVKDAIKLTRKKFFRFDTQQ, from the coding sequence ATGATACAAGAAAACGAGACTGAAGTCAAGGGTTTCTATCTTCTGGGATTTGGGGTCCAGCGTGATACTCAGTGTGTCCTCTTTATGGTGTTTCTTTTGATCTATGTGACATCCATGGTGGGAAACATTGGGATGATCCTCCTCATCAACACTGACTCCAGACTTCAGACCCCCATGTACTTTTTCTTACAACATCTGGCTTTTGTTGATATCTGCTACACATCTGCCATCACTCCCAAGATGCTGCAAAATTTTGTAGTAGAAGACGGATCCATATCATTTGGAGGGTGTGTTGTGCAATTGCTGATCTATGCCATCTTTGCCACTTCTGACTGCTACCTCCTGGCAGCTATGGCGGTGGACCGCTATGTTGCTATCTGCAAACCACTTCACTATCCCATAATTATGTCCCGAAAAGTCTGCATCCAGATGGTAGCTGGTTCCTACCTCGTCGGGTCAATAAACTCCTCAGTACACACGGGATTTACATTTTCATTGTCATACTGCAAATCAAATCGCATCAATCACTTTTTTTGTGATGTTCCCCCAATTATCAGCCTGTCATGCTCCAACACTGATACCAACATCAGGCTTCTTGTTGTCTTTGTTGGGTTTAACCTGACATTCACTGTGCTGGTCGTTATCCTCTCCTACATATACATCATGGTCGCCATCCTAAAGATGTCCTccacagcaggaaggaagaaaaccttCTCCACGTGTGCCTCCCATCTGACAGCAGTCACCATTTTCTACGGGACCCTCGCTTACATGTACTTACAGCCTCATTCTGACAAGGCTGAGGAGAATATGAAGGTGGCCTCTGTGTTTTATGGCATTGTGATTCCCATGTTGAACCCTCTGATCTATAGCTTGAGAAACAAGGAGGTCAAAGATGCTATAAAACTGACAAGGAAAAAGTTCTTTAGATTTGatacacaacaataa
- the LOC142856709 gene encoding olfactory receptor 5AK2-like, with protein MEHSNDTKVTEFILLGFAGQHESWHILFVVFLVIYTATLVGNVGMILLIKLHSSLHTPMYFFLQHLAFVDLCYSSAITPKTLQNFVSTKPSISFTGCIVQLLVYGTFVTSDCFILAAMAVDRYVAICYPLRYPVIMSQRLCTLLLLGSYSMGFLNASVNTTFTFLSNFCKSNAINHFFCDVPPILALSCSSIDLNIMVLTIFVGFNLTFTVSVVIFSYVFILAAILKMSSAAGRRKAFSTCASHMTAVTIFYGTLLYMYVLHGTNRSQEQEKVASVFYGIMIPMLNPLIYSLRNQDVIEALRHTGKKCF; from the coding sequence ATGGAACACAGCAATGACACCAAAGTGACTGAATTTATTCTCCTGGGATTTGCTGGACAGCACGAGTCTTGGCACATCCTCTTTGTGGTGTTCCTAGTGATTTACACAGCCACCTTAGTGGGAAACGTTGGCATGATCCTGCTCATCAAACTCCATTCTTCCctgcacacccccatgtactttttcctgCAGCACTTGGCTTTTGTTGACCTCTGTTATTCCTCTGCCATCACTCCCAAGACATTGCAGAATTTTGTGAGCACAAAGCCATCCATTTCCTTCACTGGATGTATAGTTCAATTACTGGTGTACGGTACCTTTGTAACTAGTGACTGCTTCATCCTGGCTGCTATGGCTGtggaccgctatgtggccatctgctaCCCACTGCGCTATCCTGTCATCATGTCCCAGAGACTCTGCACTCTACTGCTTCTTGGTTCATACTCTATGGGCTTCTTAAATGCCTCTGTAAATACAACTTTTACTTTCTTATCAAACTTTTGCAAATCCAATGCCATTAATCACTTTTTCTGTGATGTACCACCAATTCTTGCCCTATCATGCTCCAGTATTGACCTCAACATCATGGTATTGACAATTTTTGTGGGATTTAACTTGACATTCACTGTATCTGTTGTCATTTTTTCCTACGTATTTATCTTGGCTGCTATCCTAAAGATGTCTTCTGCTGCGGGAAGGAGAAAAGCCTTCTCCACATGTGCATCCCACATGACGGCTGTCACCATATTCTATGGAACGCTcttatacatgtatgtacttcATGGGACCAACAGATCTCAAGAGCAGGAGAAGGTAGCTTCTGTGTTCTACGGCATTATGATTCCCATGCTAAACCCCCTCATCTACAGCCTAAGAAACCAGGATGTAATAGAAGCCCTGAggcacacaggaaaaaaatgtttctag
- the LOC142856710 gene encoding olfactory receptor 5AK3-like yields the protein MEHSNDTKVTEFILLGFAGQHESWHILFVVFLVIYTATLVGNVGMILLIKLHSSLHTPMYFFLQHLAFVDLCYSSAVTPKTLQNFVSTKPSISFTGCIVQLLVYGTFVTSDCFILAAMAVDRYVAICYPLRYPVIMSQRLCTLLLLGSYSMGFLNASVNTTFTFLSNFCKSSAINHFFCDAPPILALSCSSIDLNIMVLTIFVGFNLVFSVSAVIFSYTYILAAIIRMSSASGRKKAFSTCASHMTTVTIFYGTVCYMYVLHGTNRSQEQEKVASVFYAIMIPMLNPLIYSLRNQDVIEALRHTRNKCF from the coding sequence ATGGAACACAGCAATGACACCAAAGTGACTGAATTTATTCTCCTGGGATTTGCTGGACAGCACGAGTCTTGGCACATCCTCTTTGTGGTGTTCCTAGTGATTTACACAGCCACCTTAGTGGGAAACGTTGGCATGATCCTGCTCATCAAACTCCATTCTTCCctgcacacccccatgtactttttcctgCAGCACCTGGCTTTTGTTGACCTCTGTTATTCCTCTGCTGTCACTCCCAAAACACTGCAGAATTTTGTGAGCACAAAGCCATCCATTTCCTTCACTGGATGCATAGTTCAATTACTGGTCTACGGTACCTTTGTAACTAGTGACTGCTTCATCCTGGCTGCTATGGCTGtggaccgctatgtggccatctgctaCCCACTGCGCTATCCTGTCATCATGTCCCAGAGACTCTGCACTCTACTGCTTCTTGGTTCATACTCTATGGGCTTCTTAAATGCCTCTGTAAATACAACTTTTACTTTCTTATCAAACTTTTGCAAGTCCAGTGCCATTAATCACTTTTTCTGCGATGCACCACCAATTCTTGCCCTATCATGCTCCAGTATTGATCTTAATATCATGGTATTGACGATCTTTGTGGGATTTAACTTAGTCTTCTCTGTATCTGCTGTCATCTTTTCCTACACATATATCTTGGCTGCCATTATAAGGATGTCTTCTGCTTCAGGAAGGAAAAAGGCCTTCTCCACATGTGCATCCCATATGACCACAGTCACAATATTCTACGGAACAGTCTGCTACATGTATGTACTTCATGGGACCAACAGATCTCAAGAGCAGGAGAAGGTAGCTTCTGTGTTCTATGCTATTATGATTCCCATGTTAAACCCCCTCATCTACAGCCTAAGAAACCAGGATGTAATAGAAGCCCTGAGGcacacaagaaacaaatgtttctaG